A single region of the Neotabrizicola shimadae genome encodes:
- a CDS encoding OmpA family protein produces the protein MPRLTPFLASLAAFSAAALVAAGAATVAATSIEDRTRSSIEARLAEAGVSWVTVETDGLQVRLSGTAPDEAARFRAVNLAGAEIEPSRIRDDLEVAAAKAIEAPTFSVEILRNDSEIQLIGLIPAATDREALAANVTAIAGTGMVTDMLETADFPEPEGWDAALDFALAALKDLPRSKISVAPQHVEVTAIADSEAQKTALETRIGGAVPEGLTTEVAISAPRPVLTPFTLRFVIDGAGARFDACSADTDEARARILAAAAAAGMTGPGTCDIGLGTPSTKWAAAAEAGIAALARLGQGALTFSDADVTLVAAEGTDQALYDRVIGELEAALPDAFSLKAELPKAEAAVPAGPAEVTATLAAETHKLEIRGRLNDELLRGAVNSYARAEFGIGNVYLATRIDPDLPKGWPVRVLAGLKALAQLDHGTLMVRPDTVIVTGVSGSQMAKARIAQILSSSLGQGQTFTVNVTYDEELDPLAALPTPEECAQDIHAALERQKITFEPGSAEIAGAAAPLMDELAKIMKDCPGVRMEVAGHTDAQGSESGNLALSQARAEAVVVALQGRQVNVSGLKAVGYGESRPIADNMAEEGREANRRIEFTLILDAPATATASAGGAGAEGVDGPDFSGDMSPSVAPTEKTRRPKSRPGDFQ, from the coding sequence ATGCCACGCCTGACCCCGTTCCTTGCCTCTCTTGCCGCCTTCTCCGCTGCCGCCCTGGTGGCGGCGGGCGCCGCAACGGTGGCGGCCACGTCGATCGAGGACCGCACGCGCAGTTCGATCGAGGCACGGCTGGCCGAGGCGGGCGTCAGCTGGGTCACGGTAGAGACCGACGGGCTGCAGGTTCGGCTGAGCGGGACCGCGCCGGACGAGGCGGCGCGGTTCCGCGCGGTGAACCTGGCGGGGGCCGAGATCGAGCCGAGCCGGATTCGCGATGACCTGGAGGTGGCGGCGGCCAAGGCCATCGAGGCGCCGACGTTTTCGGTGGAGATCCTGCGCAACGACAGCGAGATTCAGCTGATCGGGCTGATCCCGGCGGCGACCGACCGTGAGGCTCTGGCGGCCAATGTCACGGCGATTGCGGGCACGGGCATGGTCACGGATATGCTGGAGACGGCGGATTTTCCCGAGCCCGAGGGCTGGGACGCGGCGCTGGATTTTGCGCTGGCCGCGCTGAAGGACTTGCCGCGTTCGAAGATCTCGGTGGCGCCGCAGCATGTGGAGGTGACGGCGATTGCCGACAGCGAGGCGCAGAAGACCGCGCTGGAGACGCGAATCGGGGGGGCGGTGCCCGAGGGGCTGACGACCGAGGTGGCGATCTCGGCGCCGCGGCCGGTGCTTACGCCGTTCACGTTGCGATTTGTGATCGACGGGGCCGGGGCGCGGTTCGACGCCTGTTCGGCCGATACCGATGAGGCGCGCGCGCGCATCCTGGCGGCGGCAGCGGCGGCGGGCATGACCGGGCCGGGAACCTGCGACATCGGCCTCGGCACGCCCTCGACGAAGTGGGCGGCGGCGGCAGAGGCGGGGATCGCGGCGCTGGCCCGATTGGGGCAGGGGGCGCTGACCTTTTCGGATGCCGATGTGACACTGGTGGCGGCCGAGGGAACGGATCAGGCGCTGTATGATCGGGTGATCGGCGAGTTGGAGGCCGCGCTGCCGGACGCGTTTTCGCTGAAGGCGGAACTACCCAAGGCCGAGGCGGCGGTGCCGGCAGGTCCGGCCGAGGTGACGGCGACGCTGGCGGCCGAGACGCACAAGCTGGAGATTCGCGGGAGGCTGAACGACGAGCTTCTGCGTGGGGCGGTGAACAGCTATGCCCGCGCCGAGTTCGGCATCGGCAACGTCTACCTGGCCACGCGGATCGACCCGGACCTGCCGAAGGGCTGGCCGGTTCGCGTTTTGGCCGGGCTGAAGGCGCTGGCGCAGCTCGACCACGGCACGCTGATGGTGCGGCCGGATACGGTGATCGTCACCGGCGTTTCGGGGTCGCAGATGGCCAAGGCGCGGATTGCGCAGATTCTGTCTTCGAGCCTGGGGCAGGGGCAGACCTTCACGGTGAACGTCACCTATGACGAGGAACTGGACCCGCTGGCGGCCCTGCCCACGCCCGAGGAATGTGCCCAGGACATCCATGCGGCACTGGAGCGGCAGAAGATCACCTTCGAGCCCGGCTCGGCCGAGATCGCCGGGGCTGCGGCGCCGCTGATGGACGAGTTGGCCAAGATCATGAAAGACTGCCCCGGCGTCCGCATGGAAGTGGCGGGACATACCGATGCGCAGGGCAGCGAGAGCGGCAACCTGGCCCTGAGCCAGGCGCGAGCCGAGGCCGTGGTGGTGGCGCTGCAGGGCCGGCAGGTGAATGTCTCGGGCTTGAAGGCCGTGGGCTATGGCGAAAGCCGCCCGATCGCGGACAACATGGCCGAAGAGGGTCGCGAGGCCAATCGCCGCATCGAATTCACGCTGATCTTGGATGCGCCGGCGACTGCCACTGCGTCAGCTGGCGGGGCGGGTGCAGAAGGCGTTGACGGCCCCGATTTCTCGGGCGACATGAGCCCATCGGTCGCGCCGACCGAAAAGACCCGGCGGCCAAAGTCGCGGCCCGGCGATTTCCAGTAG
- a CDS encoding protein-disulfide reductase DsbD domain-containing protein: protein MPIRLALLAALATFSPAAVSAEALSQDQVLTAALLPGWQTESGARMSALRLDLAPHWKTYWRSPGDAGIPPEFDWSGSKNLKAVHIHWPVPEVFHLNGLQTIGYREELVLPLEVVPEDPSRPVELHARVDLGVCNEICMPASITLDASLSGPGAPDRAIAAALAHQPKTPREAGLTDIDCLVEPTADGLRVTARIVMPAQSKDETVVFEPGRPGIWSSAADITRDDGRLIAVSEMGASSGQPFALDRSSLTVTVLSKGRSVEITGCPGN, encoded by the coding sequence ATGCCGATCCGCCTTGCCCTCCTTGCCGCTCTGGCCACGTTCTCCCCTGCCGCCGTCTCTGCCGAGGCGCTGTCGCAGGACCAGGTCCTGACCGCCGCCCTGCTGCCCGGCTGGCAGACCGAATCCGGCGCCCGCATGTCCGCCCTCCGGCTCGACCTTGCGCCGCACTGGAAGACCTACTGGCGCAGCCCGGGCGACGCCGGCATACCGCCCGAATTCGACTGGTCGGGGTCGAAGAACCTGAAGGCCGTGCATATCCATTGGCCGGTGCCGGAAGTGTTCCACCTCAACGGACTGCAGACCATCGGCTACCGCGAGGAGCTGGTGCTGCCGCTGGAAGTTGTGCCCGAGGACCCCTCGCGCCCGGTCGAGCTTCATGCCCGCGTCGACCTCGGCGTCTGCAACGAAATCTGCATGCCGGCGTCGATCACGCTCGACGCAAGCCTTTCCGGCCCCGGCGCGCCGGACCGGGCCATCGCCGCCGCGCTTGCCCACCAGCCGAAAACCCCGCGCGAGGCAGGGTTGACTGACATCGACTGTCTCGTCGAACCCACGGCAGACGGGCTTCGTGTCACGGCCCGCATCGTGATGCCAGCCCAAAGCAAGGATGAAACCGTGGTCTTCGAACCGGGCCGTCCCGGCATCTGGTCATCCGCCGCGGACATAACCCGCGACGATGGCCGACTGATCGCAGTCAGCGAGATGGGCGCCTCGTCCGGCCAGCCCTTCGCTCTCGACCGCTCGTCCCTGACAGTGACAGTATTGTCCAAGGGGCGCAGCGTGGAAATCACCGGCTGCCCCGGCAACTGA
- the plsY gene encoding glycerol-3-phosphate 1-O-acyltransferase PlsY encodes MPEILSAPLALALTAVLSYLLGSIPFGVLVTRAMGLGDLRAIGSGNIGATNVLRTGNKAAAAATLVLDGAKGAVAVLVARAMLGEDAAQVAALFSFLGHLFPVWLGFRGGKGVATFLGTMIALDWRIGLACCATWLVVALVGRISSLSALVATASASLWLFIFGQGQLFVLVVVLTVLVYVRHWPNIQRLKAGTEPKIGAKKG; translated from the coding sequence ATGCCCGAGATCCTGTCTGCCCCCCTGGCGCTGGCCCTGACCGCGGTGCTGTCCTACCTGTTGGGCTCGATCCCCTTTGGCGTGCTGGTCACGCGGGCGATGGGCCTGGGCGATTTGCGGGCCATCGGGTCGGGCAACATTGGCGCCACAAACGTTCTGCGCACCGGCAACAAGGCGGCGGCGGCGGCGACGCTGGTGCTGGACGGCGCCAAGGGTGCCGTGGCGGTGCTGGTGGCGCGGGCGATGCTGGGCGAGGATGCGGCGCAGGTGGCGGCGCTGTTTTCCTTCCTGGGCCACCTGTTCCCGGTCTGGCTGGGGTTCCGGGGTGGCAAGGGCGTGGCGACCTTCCTCGGCACGATGATCGCGCTGGACTGGCGGATCGGCCTGGCCTGCTGCGCGACCTGGCTGGTGGTGGCGCTGGTGGGGCGAATCTCCTCGCTTTCGGCGCTGGTGGCGACGGCTTCGGCCTCGCTTTGGCTTTTCATTTTCGGACAGGGGCAGCTGTTCGTCTTGGTCGTTGTGCTGACGGTCCTTGTCTATGTCCGGCATTGGCCGAACATTCAGCGGCTGAAGGCCGGGACCGAGCCCAAGATCGGCGCGAAGAAGGGGTGA
- a CDS encoding uracil-DNA glycosylase: protein MGIAEDILGPGGWQAALEALAWQAELGVTEVVGDSPLDAFALPQEAPAMAPKATAPAPRPARVATEPAAPLPTGPDPVESARTLAQAAQDLEALRTAISGYDLCELKRGARNTVFADGRAGARVLILGEAPGREEDMEGRPFVGRAGQLLDRMFAAIGLSRSAPDLEHALYITNVLPWRPPQNRDPTPEEIAMMRPFVERHIELAAPEVVVVMGNTPLAALLNQRGITRARGQWSRALDLPVLPMCHPAYLLRNPHAKRDAWADLLALEDRLAGGGA, encoded by the coding sequence ATGGGAATCGCCGAGGACATTCTGGGACCGGGCGGCTGGCAGGCGGCGCTGGAGGCGCTGGCCTGGCAGGCGGAGCTTGGCGTGACCGAGGTGGTGGGCGACAGCCCGCTGGACGCCTTTGCCCTGCCGCAGGAGGCGCCGGCGATGGCGCCCAAGGCGACGGCTCCGGCCCCGCGCCCGGCGCGTGTGGCGACCGAACCCGCGGCGCCCCTGCCGACCGGGCCTGACCCTGTGGAATCAGCGCGGACGCTGGCACAGGCTGCCCAGGACCTGGAGGCGCTGCGCACGGCGATTTCCGGCTATGACCTGTGCGAGTTGAAGCGCGGCGCGCGCAATACGGTGTTCGCCGATGGGCGGGCCGGGGCGCGGGTGCTTATCCTTGGTGAGGCACCAGGGCGCGAGGAAGATATGGAAGGCCGCCCCTTCGTGGGCCGTGCGGGCCAGCTTCTGGACCGGATGTTCGCGGCCATCGGCCTGTCGCGCAGCGCGCCCGACCTGGAGCACGCGCTCTACATCACCAATGTGCTGCCCTGGCGCCCGCCGCAGAACCGCGACCCGACACCGGAAGAGATTGCGATGATGCGGCCCTTTGTGGAGCGGCATATCGAACTGGCTGCACCCGAGGTGGTGGTGGTGATGGGCAATACGCCGCTGGCGGCGCTGTTGAACCAGCGCGGCATCACCCGCGCCCGTGGCCAATGGAGCCGCGCGCTGGACCTGCCCGTGCTGCCGATGTGTCACCCGGCCTATCTGCTGCGCAACCCTCATGCCAAGCGCGATGCCTGGGCGGACCTGCTTGCACTGGAGGACAGGCTGGCAGGGGGTGGGGCATGA
- a CDS encoding glutamate--cysteine ligase, with the protein MSIPQSGGGPIEHFGQLAEYMEAGCKPRDSWLIGTEHEKFGWLTDTRLPLPYAGPRSISALFDALIAQHGWTAVREGENIIGLTRGMANISLEPGGQFELSGAPLASLHDTRAELENHLAEVNGIAGPLGIRFMSLGAAPEWTHDQMPVMPKGRYRLMTDYMGRVGTHGTQMMYRTSTVQVNLDYASEADMVKKLRVALALQPVATALFASSPFFDGKPNGHMSWRSRIWRGLDDSRTGMLPFAFEDGMGFQRYVDWVLDVPMYFVYRNGQYINALGQSFRAFLKGELPALPGEKPTLSDWADHMTTVFPEARVKRYIEMRGADAGDLPHLVALPAFWVGLMYDQTALDAAWDLVKGFDDTTRQGLRVAASVSALGGEAEGVKLIDLARAAVGLSHAGLAARGLGEEIHLAPLMQSLATGQVQANRLLTLYNGDWQRSLEPIYAATSL; encoded by the coding sequence ATGTCCATTCCCCAGTCCGGCGGCGGGCCGATCGAACACTTCGGCCAGCTTGCCGAATACATGGAAGCCGGCTGCAAGCCGCGCGACAGCTGGCTAATCGGCACCGAGCATGAAAAGTTCGGCTGGCTCACCGACACCCGCCTTCCCCTGCCCTATGCCGGCCCGCGCTCGATCTCCGCGCTGTTCGACGCGCTGATCGCCCAACACGGCTGGACAGCGGTCCGCGAGGGCGAAAACATCATCGGCCTCACCCGCGGCATGGCCAACATCAGCCTGGAACCCGGCGGCCAGTTCGAGCTTTCGGGCGCCCCGCTTGCCTCGCTCCACGACACCCGCGCCGAGCTGGAAAACCACCTGGCCGAGGTGAACGGCATCGCCGGCCCCCTGGGAATCCGCTTCATGAGCCTCGGCGCCGCGCCGGAATGGACACATGACCAGATGCCGGTCATGCCCAAGGGCCGCTACCGGCTGATGACCGATTACATGGGCCGCGTCGGCACCCACGGGACGCAGATGATGTACCGCACCTCTACGGTGCAGGTGAACCTGGACTACGCCTCCGAAGCCGACATGGTGAAAAAGCTGCGCGTGGCCCTCGCGCTCCAGCCCGTCGCCACCGCCCTCTTCGCCTCCTCTCCGTTCTTCGACGGCAAGCCCAACGGCCACATGAGCTGGCGCAGCCGCATCTGGCGCGGCCTCGACGACAGCCGCACCGGGATGCTGCCTTTCGCCTTCGAAGATGGCATGGGCTTCCAGCGCTATGTGGACTGGGTGCTCGACGTGCCCATGTACTTCGTCTACCGCAACGGCCAGTACATCAACGCCCTCGGCCAAAGCTTCCGCGCCTTCCTCAAGGGCGAACTGCCCGCACTGCCCGGCGAAAAGCCCACGCTCTCGGACTGGGCCGACCACATGACGACCGTGTTCCCCGAGGCCCGGGTCAAGCGTTACATCGAGATGCGCGGCGCCGACGCCGGCGACCTGCCCCATCTCGTTGCGCTCCCCGCATTCTGGGTCGGCCTGATGTACGACCAGACCGCGCTCGACGCCGCCTGGGATCTGGTCAAGGGCTTCGACGACACCACCCGCCAGGGCCTGCGCGTCGCCGCCTCGGTCTCCGCACTCGGCGGAGAGGCCGAAGGCGTGAAGCTCATCGACCTTGCCCGCGCCGCCGTGGGCCTGTCCCACGCCGGCCTCGCGGCACGCGGCCTCGGCGAGGAAATCCACCTCGCCCCCCTCATGCAAAGCCTCGCCACTGGCCAGGTCCAGGCCAACCGCCTGCTCACCCTCTACAACGGCGACTGGCAGCGGAGCCTCGAACCGATCTACGCCGCCACCAGCCTTTGA
- the ubiA gene encoding 4-hydroxybenzoate octaprenyltransferase: MPEPPVAPGGVVHDAVPGNWVDLYAPAGLRPYLRLSRADRPIGTWLLYIPCLWGIALAAGVDSYRLWDLWLALSCGAGAFLMRGAGCTWNDITDRDFDAQVARTRSRPLPSGQVTLRQAGVWMVGQALVAAAILFSYNWVAVGLGIGSLALVAVYPFAKRFTWWPQVFLGLAFNWGALLAYAAHAETVSWGAVLLYLSGLVWTLFYDTIYAHQDKEDDALIGVKSTARLFGTATKAWLRAFMLISVALMGLAVLVTWAPQDRPLALVLALGGVWGFGWHLAWQMRRLDIDDPDTCMILFRSNRDAGLIAALFLAVAALV; encoded by the coding sequence ATGCCAGAGCCGCCGGTGGCCCCCGGAGGGGTGGTGCATGACGCCGTGCCGGGCAACTGGGTGGACCTTTATGCGCCGGCGGGCTTGAGGCCCTATTTGCGCCTGTCGCGGGCGGACCGGCCCATTGGCACCTGGCTTTTGTACATCCCGTGCCTGTGGGGCATCGCCTTGGCGGCGGGGGTGGACAGCTACCGCTTGTGGGATCTGTGGCTGGCCCTGTCCTGCGGAGCGGGGGCGTTCCTGATGCGCGGTGCCGGCTGCACCTGGAACGACATCACCGACCGCGATTTCGACGCGCAGGTGGCGCGCACCCGGTCGCGCCCCCTGCCTTCGGGGCAGGTCACGCTGCGGCAGGCCGGGGTATGGATGGTGGGGCAGGCGCTGGTGGCAGCGGCGATCCTGTTTTCCTACAACTGGGTGGCGGTGGGTCTGGGCATCGGCTCGCTGGCGCTGGTGGCGGTCTATCCCTTTGCCAAGCGGTTCACCTGGTGGCCCCAGGTGTTCCTGGGGCTGGCGTTCAACTGGGGTGCGCTGCTGGCCTATGCCGCCCATGCCGAAACGGTGAGCTGGGGGGCGGTGCTTCTGTACCTGTCGGGGCTGGTCTGGACGTTGTTCTACGACACGATCTACGCCCATCAGGACAAGGAGGACGATGCGCTGATCGGCGTGAAGTCCACCGCGCGGCTGTTCGGCACGGCGACGAAGGCCTGGCTGCGCGCGTTCATGCTGATCTCGGTCGCGCTGATGGGGTTGGCGGTTCTGGTGACCTGGGCGCCGCAGGACCGGCCGCTGGCATTGGTTCTGGCGCTTGGCGGCGTCTGGGGCTTTGGATGGCATCTGGCCTGGCAGATGCGCCGGCTGGACATCGACGACCCGGACACCTGCATGATCCTGTTCCGGTCGAACCGCGATGCCGGGCTGATTGCTGCGCTGTTTCTTGCCGTGGCGGCTCTGGTCTGA
- a CDS encoding 16S rRNA (uracil(1498)-N(3))-methyltransferase, whose protein sequence is MSDAKVRLYVDQPLGAGQAVALTADQAHYLFAVMRLGAGDLVLLFNGRDGEWRAEVAASAKRGGTLACLAQTAPLQPPPDLWLLFAPIKKARTDFIVEKAVEMGAARILPVQTRFTNAERLRQDKLHAHAIEAAEQCGATFVPEVTDLQQLDRLLATWPADRRLMWGDEGLAGQTASLPDLPRGQPWAILIGPEGGFAETEKTRLRALPQIVPVSLGPRILRADTAAVAALTLWQLRYGDWA, encoded by the coding sequence ATGTCGGATGCGAAGGTCAGGCTCTATGTAGATCAGCCCCTCGGCGCGGGGCAAGCGGTGGCGCTGACCGCCGACCAGGCGCATTACCTCTTTGCCGTCATGCGCCTTGGCGCCGGCGACCTTGTCCTTCTGTTCAACGGCCGCGATGGCGAATGGCGGGCCGAGGTCGCTGCCTCGGCCAAGCGCGGCGGCACGCTCGCCTGCCTTGCCCAGACAGCACCCCTGCAACCCCCGCCCGACCTCTGGCTTCTCTTCGCGCCCATCAAGAAGGCCCGCACCGATTTCATCGTGGAAAAGGCGGTCGAGATGGGCGCCGCCCGCATCCTGCCCGTGCAGACCCGCTTCACGAACGCCGAACGCCTCCGGCAAGACAAGCTCCATGCCCATGCCATCGAGGCCGCCGAACAATGCGGCGCGACCTTCGTTCCCGAAGTCACCGACCTCCAGCAACTCGACCGCCTGCTTGCCACCTGGCCCGCCGACCGCCGCTTGATGTGGGGCGACGAAGGTCTGGCCGGTCAGACCGCGAGCCTGCCCGACCTGCCGCGGGGGCAGCCCTGGGCCATCCTCATCGGCCCCGAAGGCGGCTTCGCCGAAACGGAAAAGACCCGCCTCCGCGCCCTGCCGCAGATCGTGCCCGTCAGCCTTGGCCCCCGCATCCTGCGCGCCGACACCGCCGCCGTCGCCGCGCTCACGCTCTGGCAACTCCGCTACGGCGACTGGGCATGA
- the pyrC gene encoding dihydroorotase encodes MTLHLANARLIDPETGEDRTGSLVLDGGVIVARDVAAPAGAEEIDCDGLCLAPGIVDWGVKIGEPGERHRESFGSAGLAAAAGGVTTIVARPDTAPAIDTPETLEFVTRRAAESLVNIRHMAALTKGRAGREMTEIGFLKDAGAIAFTDFDHVGTDTKVLSRALVYARSLGVLVVGHPQEPGLSAGAAATSGKFASLKGLPAVHPMAERMGLDRDLALVEMTGVRWHVDQITTARALPALERARKNGLDVTAGISVHHLTLNEFDVGEYRTFFRLTPPLRSEDDRMAMVEALALGLIDVVGSFHTPADEESKRLPFEEAASGAVGLETLLPAALRLVHGGHIDLPTLFRALSLNPARRMGLDCGRLAVGAPADLVLFDPEAPFVLDRFTLRSKSKNTPFDGARLQGKVRATFVGGTPVFEGR; translated from the coding sequence ATGACCCTGCACCTCGCCAATGCCCGCCTGATCGACCCGGAAACCGGCGAGGACCGGACCGGATCGCTGGTGCTGGATGGCGGGGTGATCGTGGCGCGGGACGTGGCGGCGCCGGCGGGGGCGGAAGAGATCGATTGCGACGGGCTTTGCCTGGCGCCGGGAATCGTGGACTGGGGTGTGAAGATCGGCGAGCCGGGCGAGCGGCACCGCGAGAGCTTTGGCAGCGCGGGGCTGGCGGCGGCGGCGGGGGGGGTCACGACCATCGTGGCGCGACCCGACACGGCGCCGGCCATCGACACGCCCGAGACGCTGGAATTCGTCACCCGGCGCGCGGCGGAAAGCCTGGTGAACATCCGCCACATGGCGGCGCTGACCAAGGGGCGGGCGGGCCGCGAGATGACCGAGATCGGCTTTCTGAAGGATGCCGGGGCCATCGCCTTTACCGATTTCGACCATGTGGGGACGGATACCAAGGTCTTGTCTCGCGCGCTGGTCTATGCGCGGTCGCTTGGCGTTCTGGTGGTGGGGCATCCGCAGGAGCCGGGGCTTTCGGCGGGGGCGGCGGCGACGAGCGGCAAGTTCGCCTCGCTGAAGGGCCTGCCGGCGGTGCATCCGATGGCCGAGCGCATGGGGCTGGACCGCGACCTGGCGCTGGTGGAGATGACCGGTGTGCGCTGGCATGTGGACCAGATCACCACCGCGCGGGCGCTGCCGGCGCTGGAGCGGGCCAGGAAGAACGGGCTGGACGTGACGGCGGGGATTTCCGTCCACCACCTGACTCTGAACGAATTCGACGTGGGCGAGTACCGCACCTTCTTTCGCCTGACGCCACCGCTGCGGTCGGAGGATGACCGCATGGCGATGGTGGAGGCGCTGGCCTTGGGCCTGATCGACGTGGTGGGGTCGTTCCATACGCCGGCGGATGAGGAAAGCAAGCGCCTGCCCTTCGAGGAGGCAGCGAGCGGGGCGGTGGGGCTGGAGACCCTGCTGCCGGCGGCGTTGCGGCTGGTGCATGGCGGGCACATCGACCTGCCCACCCTGTTCCGGGCGTTGTCGCTGAATCCGGCGCGGCGCATGGGGCTGGACTGCGGCCGGCTGGCGGTGGGGGCGCCGGCGGATCTGGTGCTGTTCGACCCGGAAGCGCCGTTCGTGCTGGACCGCTTCACCCTGCGGTCGAAGTCGAAGAACACGCCGTTTGACGGGGCGCGGCTGCAGGGTAAGGTGCGCGCGACCTTCGTGGGTGGCACGCCGGTTTTCGAGGGACGCTGA
- a CDS encoding DUF805 domain-containing protein — MGFGEAVRTCFNKYVTFSGRARRSEYWWWILFIIIAQAVLGVVDRMLFGAQVVQMGDMMVEAQTGPIGGVFSLVTLLPGLSVMVRRLHDTGHSGWWFWIILIPIVGWIILLYWMIKAGDAGDNAFGSDPLAGGAGYGASSVPRVPR; from the coding sequence ATGGGGTTTGGCGAGGCCGTCAGGACCTGTTTCAACAAGTATGTGACCTTTTCGGGCCGCGCACGGCGGTCGGAATACTGGTGGTGGATCCTGTTCATCATCATCGCCCAGGCGGTATTGGGCGTTGTTGACCGGATGCTGTTCGGTGCGCAGGTGGTGCAGATGGGCGACATGATGGTCGAGGCGCAGACCGGGCCGATTGGCGGCGTGTTCTCGCTTGTGACCTTGCTGCCGGGCCTGTCGGTCATGGTGCGGCGGCTGCATGACACCGGCCATTCGGGCTGGTGGTTCTGGATCATCCTGATCCCGATCGTGGGCTGGATCATCCTGCTTTACTGGATGATCAAGGCCGGCGATGCGGGGGACAATGCCTTTGGGTCGGACCCGCTGGCCGGTGGCGCGGGTTATGGCGCCTCTTCGGTGCCGCGCGTGCCGCGTTAG
- a CDS encoding GNAT family N-acetyltransferase, whose product MTPAFRPMARKDHATVVALLNTDPAGTMFPQGNLAGVGVETDFWVSGDPVSAVLGLTRSGQMILPHGPGTDWSGARAILAGRAVAGFAGRPDQVRALRVALGLDTIPARFDSDEPGYALDLANLTLPDCTGLTLAPLTDADEVIILAWRTAYEVETFATPVEEAAANARSAFARWRDAGSHRLLWRDGQPVALSGFNARLPHIAQIGGVYVPPELRRQGLARRVVGLHLLQARDEGVTRAVLFAASEPAERAYRALGFQPAGRFALILFPKAETVQPCP is encoded by the coding sequence ATGACCCCTGCCTTCCGCCCGATGGCACGGAAAGACCATGCCACCGTGGTCGCGCTCCTCAACACCGATCCGGCCGGCACCATGTTCCCGCAGGGCAACCTGGCCGGGGTTGGCGTCGAAACCGATTTCTGGGTCTCGGGCGACCCCGTCTCTGCCGTGCTGGGCCTCACGAGGTCGGGCCAGATGATCCTGCCGCACGGCCCCGGCACCGACTGGTCTGGCGCCCGCGCCATTCTGGCGGGGCGTGCCGTCGCCGGCTTTGCCGGACGCCCAGATCAGGTCCGCGCCCTCCGCGTCGCCCTCGGGCTCGACACGATTCCCGCCCGCTTCGACAGCGACGAACCCGGCTACGCGCTCGACCTCGCGAACCTGACCCTGCCCGATTGCACTGGCCTCACCCTCGCCCCCCTGACCGATGCAGACGAGGTCATCATCCTCGCCTGGCGCACCGCCTACGAGGTGGAAACCTTCGCCACCCCGGTTGAAGAAGCGGCCGCCAACGCCCGCAGCGCCTTTGCCAGATGGCGCGACGCCGGCAGCCACCGCCTGCTCTGGCGTGACGGTCAGCCCGTGGCCCTGTCCGGGTTCAACGCCCGCCTGCCGCACATCGCCCAGATCGGCGGCGTCTATGTTCCCCCCGAATTGCGCCGGCAGGGTCTTGCCCGCCGCGTTGTGGGCCTCCACCTTCTTCAGGCGCGCGATGAAGGCGTCACACGTGCCGTGCTCTTCGCAGCCTCCGAACCGGCTGAACGCGCCTATCGTGCGCTCGGCTTCCAACCCGCCGGGCGATTTGCCCTGATCCTGTTCCCCAAGGCCGAAACGGTGCAGCCATGCCCCTGA
- the moaB gene encoding molybdenum cofactor biosynthesis protein B: protein MPIDPNKPFLPLRIAVLTVSDTRTLADDRSGDTLVERLSGAGHVLADRAIVTDDRALIAGRLRGWISDPEVDVVLSTGGTGLTGRDVTVEAHRDVYEKEIEAFGTVFTIVSMGKIGTSAVQSRACGGVAGGTYLFALPGSPGACRDAWDEILVHQFDYRHRPCNFAEILPRLEEHLRRK, encoded by the coding sequence GTGCCGATTGATCCGAACAAGCCCTTCCTGCCCCTGCGCATTGCGGTCCTGACCGTGAGCGACACGCGCACGCTGGCCGACGATCGGTCGGGCGATACGCTGGTGGAACGGTTGTCCGGGGCGGGGCATGTGCTGGCAGACCGGGCCATTGTGACCGATGACCGGGCGCTGATTGCCGGGCGCTTGCGGGGCTGGATCAGCGATCCGGAGGTGGACGTGGTTCTTTCCACCGGCGGCACCGGGCTGACCGGGCGAGACGTGACGGTGGAAGCGCACCGGGACGTCTATGAGAAGGAGATCGAGGCCTTCGGGACGGTGTTCACCATCGTGTCGATGGGAAAGATCGGCACGTCGGCAGTGCAGAGCCGGGCTTGCGGTGGGGTGGCGGGGGGCACCTATCTGTTTGCCCTGCCCGGCAGTCCGGGCGCCTGCCGCGATGCCTGGGACGAGATCCTTGTCCACCAGTTCGACTATCGCCACCGGCCCTGCAACTTTGCCGAGATCCTGCCGAGGCTGGAGGAACACCTGCGGCGCAAGTGA